In the Primulina eburnea isolate SZY01 chromosome 15, ASM2296580v1, whole genome shotgun sequence genome, TGCATCTGGGTTCTGTTTATTTGGTGTTttcttggatttttttttatatatatattttggttTTGAGGATTATATGTTCCCATTTTGATGTTTCAGGGGGTGTGCTGGAAATGTAAGCTTTATAAGATTGTTTCTTTCTATTTATTATGCTTACTTGTCACTCATTGACGAATGTCAGTTCTCGGAAATCAGATTATGGCCCTGTTTCTTGACCAAACTTGCTTCTTGTGAGAATTTCTTGTGTTACTCGGTAATTTATTTTTACTATTAAATTTAGTTCTTGATGGGTTTGGTACAAATTTTTTGCGTCTGGAATTGATGGGTGTTTAAGGAATCTAGCTGAAACATTGCTCCCCTTCTCTGCTGAGGTTTTGTAAGTTCTTTGGTTATAATTAATACATGTTTGCGTAGGAGCTCAAACAACTAAGCCACTAAAATCAATTGCTCGCTAACGAGTTCTGGTGGAGCATTAAGTAAATGTTTGGTTAATTTATTAGCTGTTTTATAGTTGTGTAACGAACTTTAAAGATGAAATTTCTGTctgattcagattttgatatttaAGCGAGCTGATGGAGAACAGGCAACTAAATTTCGATGCTCCGCTTCTGTCTGTACGGAGATTTTCATCGCCCATACGCTCTTCAGAGCTCGTAAACCACAATGGGTTCGAAAATACACAACCCTATAGACACAATTCCCTTCCATTGAGCAAATACGATTTCGAAATGGAGGAGGTGACAAAACCAGCTTCAGTTCCATTTCACTGGGAAAAAATCCCCGGAAAATCGAAAGGTGGAGTCTACACACCAGAGGAACCTTCCATTACACCGAGGCTTCCACCTGCCATGGTATCAGATGCCATTAGACGCAATTCCGGTGAAATTCCAAGGATGGCACACGGAAGGATGTCTGGTCCCTTAAGATACAATTCGGGTGAAATTCCGAGGTTTCTGCCGGGACGGGCGTCGAGTTCTtcaagacacaattctggtgaaAGATCGAGTGATCAGAATATTTGTAGAACTCAAACGGAAACATTAAATTTCATGGACCATGCTAGTCTTTTGGAGAAGTTGAATGAGAGTTTAGATTGTAAAGATGAATCTGATACAGGAAGTGAAAATGCGGAATTTTCCGATGAACTTCACTCAATTTCACGAACAGAATCATCGTCCTTTAACTATAGTGTAAGTGGTCTGAGTGGGTACCATAGTTCATGTGTGAAACCATCTGGGACATTCTCTGTTGATGTTCAAACCCGAGATTTTATGATGAATAGATTCCTACCAGCGGCCAAGGCTGTTGTTTTGGAGACACCACAGTATGTCATGAAGAAACAGTTAGTGGCAAATCGAGCCACCTAAAGAACAGATAAAGAAGGTGATTTCTTGTGAGAATAGGCCTTTGCCAAAGCAGTACGGTTTTGATTCGATGCAGAAACGTAGCGAGTACACGGATAATGTGGAAAGCGATGATGAACAGGAGTTCCCCGTTCCAGTGAAAAAGCGGGGTAAAATTTGGGGGATTATCCCTCGGTTGTGTGTGAAGAATACTTTGTGCCTCTTTAGTCCTTTGCCAGGAATGAAATTGAGAAACCACGATCCAAATTTTTCAGCAGGTGAAATTAGGCGACCGGCTCAAAAAGCATACAGCGGTCCTCTGTACAAGGTAATTCTGAAGTTTCACTTGTGCAAATGTAGGAAAAACTATGGTTAAtataaaatcaataattttataattttgaaaTCCTGCAGAATTCTTGCCATCCGACTCCTCAGAAAAAATTTCATTCCGGATTGTTACCTCGGGACCATCAAGAAATCGAGAAAAAACTAGCTGATGATTCGAATCAGATTTTGAACTCTCTTGGCTCATACAAATCAGGACTGTCCCCCTTGAGGCGTAACAGAAGTGGTGGCATATCTCCCTACCGAAATGAATCTACGAAGCCTCCGTTCCGTGAAGGAGCGGGCTTTCTTGGACTTCCCAAGGAGGTTGAGAATGACCGTGCCAAGAAAATCGCATCTTCTCGCAAAATGTTTTTGGCCTTGCAGGATGTATCAAGGAATCAGACAAATGGCACCCTGAAGCCTGAATGTGCCATTGATGGAGTGAAGGATATTAAAATGAATCAACTTCCCAATCAAGAATCCAGTCCAGCTTTGGAATCTGATGTAAATTTTGGTACGCAAGATGAAAATAGTCTGGAATGTGACGAGCGAAGAGAATTTGATCCTTCTTGTATGAAGTCTCCATTACCTCCACCATTACCAAAATCTCCTTCCGAATCATGGCTTTGGCGTACTCTGCCTTCCATTTCTTTGGGCAATCCATTTTCGCATCCGCCGAGTAAAAGCCCATTTGACTCTAGGAAACAGGTTCAGCCAGGTTCCAAGACTGAAACCAAATGGGAGACTATTGTCAAATCTTCTTACTCACGACATGATCATGTTCGCTATTCAGCGGTAACTTCACCTCCACCTTCTTTACCGAACTTTGTACTGTAATCGGCAAGTTTTATACTGAATTTTGCCTGATCCCTTCCATTTTATCTTGACAGGAGCTAATACCGTTTGGATCTCATAGAAAATACTATTCGTAGAAAAGGAGAAACGATGGGACAATCTGTCCGTTTCTTTCTACTCTTCCTTTTTCCATCCATGCTCATATATATACAAGTGCAAGATATTTTTCCAGCACTTCTAGTTTTACTTAGCTGCTGGGAACTCATAGGCAAACATACATCAAAGCTGTTTTTCTATGTCATCAGGCGATAATGTGTGAGgtttgtttattattgttgaatGCAGACGTCTATTTTGTGTGACCACATGGTGCTATGTGTCTCTCACATGATCCAATTATGATTTGATAGACAAACGCTCTCAACTAGGCATCCACAAAATCCATTCAGACAAACAGGCCGTCGAGTTTATTTTTGTCCATGTTTATATAAACGAGTCTCAAGTTCGAGACAACATCTCatgtaaaaatttattttaacaaACATCTCCCAACTTtaaaaggtaaaaaaaaaaaccgagtTATAGttgtaataataattttataaagttaTGTATCACTCCACTTGTGGCAGCTCGGTTGAAGATTGAGACATAAATATTACTTGGTTTTGAATTACGAAAATAAAACCATATACATTATCAtgttatttgtttttaaatatttttttattcatttcataTATCCCAatgtaattattatttttaattttatttctaGTTACCGTTGTCATGTTACATTTTTAATCTTATATATCATGTCTTAGAAATCAATCTACCACAGATTAATCAAAATCCGGATAACCGAACGCATCATTTACGACAAACAAATATCTTCtcaaaagaaaaacaaacatatatcatatgattATTCACTGAAATCTCCAAAACAACACAATAAAATTAAACAGTATTTATATTGGAAAAAAGTCTTTATTTTTTACATAATATTCAGAGTTATAGTAATAATAAAAACGCATACCTCGTGATATGGTTTTAGAATGTCCACATAACCTTATGATATCCTCaagaattttcgaaaaatctattaaatgaGTAATAAAATCACAAAGCCTAACAAACTAATACATCATTGTTATAAGCTAGGAGTAGAGGTGCAAACGAGTCGTGTTACTCTTAAATTCGGTCGAAATTCAATCTTGTAACCGAGTTGAGCTCGAATATATGATAAGTTATCAATTCGAATAGAGTTTTTCAAGCTCGAGCTGGATCTGGAGTAACTTGATAAGTTATCGAGTTCGAActtaaaaattattacttaAATCGAGTCGAGcttgaatattttaaatttttttccgaATCAAGCTATATCACAAGCCTAGTCGGAGTACCAACATCTGCTCCAGTTATTTTATGCGGCccaatttattttgcaaagccCAATAAAAgagtatatttaaaatatattttttggctatctaactgaaataaaaaattCGAACAAAGCCTCGCTCTCGAGATTTCCTAGCAAAATCCCAAAACCCTATCTCGCCTTGTCATATCATTCAGTATTCTCTGAAATCTCAGTTCTATCTACAATTCCAAGGTAGTAGACGAGTAAGAATTGTAGATATTAGGGGGGAAAAACCCTAAACTAGGGTTTCGATTAGGTGGAAATGGAATCGAGTAAGAAAGCTTCTGAGGGCATAGCGTTGTTGTCCATGTATGGAGACGAAGACGATGAAATGGAAGTCGCCGAAGATCAGGATGAAAATCTTCAAGAAGAAGAAATCCCCACCATCGCGTCGGATGTCGTTATGGTGAAAGATGAAGATGATCTTATTGCCATTGGCAATGAAAATACGTCGCAGAAAGAGGAAGAGCGAGGCCCGAATGCTATGTCTCCTAATAAGCTCTTTAATTATGGTACTTCCTCGGCAACTGCCTCTCCACTGTTCTCTCGCGTGTCACCTCAACCGCCGCAACATACGGTTGGTTTGGATTTGAACTTGGCTCATGTTACAAAGAATCGGCTGACGATAGTGGATTATGGGCACGAGGAGGGGGCAATGTCTCCTGAAGCTGAGGTAATCATGTTGCGTAAGCATTTTgagttctattttttttttttttcgtgtTGAATGACCGGTGATTGTAGGATGGAGAAATAGTGGTGACTGGTCGAGTAACGTATGGGGATCAGCTTCAAACCAGTGACGGTGCGTAAGGCTGTCCATTTTGGTGATCATTTTTCTCGTTTGCCTCATCTATTAAATTTAATCATTTATATGGCTGAATGTTAGTATTATGATCGTTAGAACGGCCTATGGCACCAGTTTTTAGAGACATTAAAATGTTCAAAGATGGAGATTTTTAAATTAGGATATTGAGTTGGTAATTTTATTTCCATTTCGATTACTTTATGTTATGTGCCATTTGTTATGACACTGGAATCTGTATTTTGATATGCATAAAGTTTGAAAATGGATTGGAAGGTTTTTTGTGCTGGAGTTGTTCTAAGTTTTAATTGCTGTTAATTTAGGTGAGTTTCGGGATAACAGATCACCAAGAAATGCTAGGCTCGCAACACCTAACACTCGAGCCATAACACCTCAATTATTGGATCCAATTGATCAACCTGAATCAGATAGCATGGATTGTGCAATTAATGCATTGGAAGCTGCAGAAACTGAAGATGCCATTAGAATTTCTACCGAAGAGGAAAGGGATATGGATCCATTGGCCAAGTTTCTTCCTCCACCTCCAAAGAAAAAATGCTCAGAGGAACTGCAAGTTAGTCCTTTCTTTTTAGTGAAAGGACtatgatataatattttatgttaaGCTGATGTAGAATCTGACTTGTAGGATATATTTATATAGCTTTTTCATTTACTATATTTTGATCCTATCTGTTGGACACAGTACCTcaaattcagaaaaaaaaaCTGTTCTTTATCACAGGTTCCTTTCTGAGAAAGGCAATGTTACAACTGGCTGTTTTCTTGTGGGTGTAATTTATAAATCTAATGGACTGAGTTAACTTATGTAGGGTAATGATTGACCTTTAATATGTCCCAAATCATGAATGTTTACTAGGTCTCACTTTATTAGCAAGTTTGATCTAGCTCAAACTTCTTTTTTCATGCATATCTCACGGTTCTACAATTTGGTGCCAAtgaattcaaatttaaaatccTTTCAAGATTACTCACTTCATATATTCTAGACTTCTAGTGGTACTAGTAGTAGTATTTACGTTTAAAACCTTGTCTAAAGAAGTATCTGTATTCTGTTTAAATTAATCTACTCCAACTTTCCCTTGTGTGAGGCATATTTCAGTAAACTTTGTTATTTTGATAAATCTTTCCAAATAGAACTTTGTGCTTGGGTGTTGATCTCTTCCATTTCATTTTCAGCGGCTTGACAGACGCAAGGTTTAAAACATAGTTTTAATGGCACGCGTCTTAGCTTGCACAGGTGCCACTCTTTGGAAAGGTGCATCAAATAGTTAGTGGCTTAGCCCAAAATCATCCTAAGTCCTGCGGCATGAAAGGAATTAATTTCCAACCTCCATTCTGTGCAGCACTCTTTCAGTCTTTATTTGAGGATCTTTTCCTCGACTCAGGTTGATAGTTCTTTGTACATTgtttgaaaatcataacaaccATCCTTCATTACTTGAGTTACTAAATTTCCAATTCCAAAATCACTCAAATCCTCCTGCTTTCTCCTGCCGCTAAAGATGAAGAAGAATGGGTGATTCACTTGATTGAAGTTTTTTCTTTTGATACTGCAAAAATTTACTAGTGTCCTTTTGATTTACATTGCTATCCAATAGTTTtagagaaaaatattttttggctGCTATGTAATATTGAAGTGAAATTCCCTTTATACATATTATAAGAAAGCATGCTTACTGCCCATTATTTTGATAAGGCCCGCTCCTCACCATCGGACTTGCCCCTTATTGCTCCTTGtgtcataaaaaaaatcataatttgaAATCCTTCCTATAGGACACATAACAGAATATTTGTGGTAGAAAGATGGAACTGTTACATATTTTGTCAGCGTAACTAGGCAGAAACAATAAATTTGTTATTTGTCAGTTGTATTATTGGTTTCATCTTGCTATGATATTTTCATGCTATTTTTCAATACATTCCTCAACTTTTCTAATCCTTTGATGCTTCAGGAGAAGATTATCAAGTTTCTTGCACTGAAGAAGACAACTGGAAGAAGTTTCAACGCAGAGGTGCGCAATAAGAAGGAATATCGAAACCCTGACTTCTTGTTGCATGCTGTGACTTACCAAAATATTGATCAAATAGGATCTTGCTGCAGTAAAGATGTTTTTGACCCTCATGGATATGACAAAAGTGACTTCTATGATGAAATAGGTTAGAATTCATATGTAATGTATTTAGATTTGTTTGATTGCCGTCTAGTGATCTATATTCCCATTTATGTTCTAATTTCAATTTAATCTAACTGTTTCCTATCATTTGGTTTGATTTGGTTGGTGCATGTCCACGCTAAAAATTTGTCAAACCTGTGAAATATCTATTCCATTATGAACTTTTCTAAAATatgttgaaaattttaattatgaacCTTTGTGTTTGATTAAGAAGATCCTCTGAACTCGTTATTGAGCTCTGAATACATTCTCTTATATCATTTACATCTTTCTACCAATTGGCGCTTTCTTGTCTTTTGAAACATATTTGACATACACAAGCTATGTATGAAGAACTTCTTTCTGAAGTGTTTACCCTAATGTTTTATTGTGGGACTTCAATGTCGGGTTTATATTTTCTATCTCTTTTTTTAATTAGAACGAAATTTTCTATCTTTTATCTTCAAACTGGGGCATAtgtcaagaataaatattctTCAACACCCTCGGGACTCTTTATATCATGTAGCATCCTTTTGTAACGTGTTCCTAAGTCGGATGATCGAAAAATAGTTGATGTCTTGTTTCAACTTGAGAAGTTCTTTCACATAATTCTTAGGATAGTGTATCTTCAAATTTTCCCGTTTTGTCTTCTGCAAATAGAAGCTGACATTAGGCGGGAGGTAGAAAGGAGGGAActagaaaagaagaaaaatcaAAGGGTTGACTTTGTTTCTGGGGGAGCGCAGCAAGGAAATGTTGCTCCTACTCCAAAGATTAACACACCAATTCCAGGTGCTTAAGTACTTGTCAGCTTGTACCATCATCATATCTCCATAAATTGGCttgttttttgaaaatttatcaAGATGATACCTTCTTGTTAGTTGTTgtttctatgcactttaggATTGGCCGCAGTTGCTGGTGGTGTGTCTAATATAACACCAGTTGCTGTAGATGTTGCAGCTCGAGATGGAAGACATAACAAAAAGTCAAAGTGGGACAAGGTTTACTCATTTTCTTTCTATCTATTAAGGAGTTGTATGGGTTATttcaagattaataatcttgatgATTTTGGTTTTAGGTGGACGTTGATCAAAGGAATTTTAATCCGTCTGGAGGTCAGGAAACTCTATCTGCTATTGGTGCTCATGCAGCCCTTATCTCTGCTGCTAAATCTGGTAGTGGATACACTTCTTTTGCGTAAGTTTTAATATGTGAATTTTCTATTATCTTCATATCTTATTccatttattttgtttatggTGTTCACATTCTACTGTCTTTTAACTGAAGTGGGGAAAATGACTCTACTCAATAACGTTCATCTTCTAGTTTACACATTGGTGGTGATATTCTTTTTTTTATGGACTTCAGCATTGGATATGTTGAAAATTAACTTCTATGTTTTCAGCAGTAAACCTGTTGGATTGTAGTTTAATATGTTTTCTGCTGTACATATCTATGAGGAATAGTCTTGTCTTATGATGGACTTGTGGAGCTAAAGAAACGTTCATGTAGGTGCATATGCATCTTTGATAACGCCAGTGTAAAGCCATTTCAGCTCTCGGACTAATACTAGGTTttttgaattaataaattagacTAATACTCTAATATCTATTGTGGCAGGCAACAGAGGAGAAAGGAAGCAGAAAATAGGCGATCCAGTGAAAGAAAATTGGAGAAAAGATCATAGTGTTGACTCTTGTTACAAACATTTTCATTCATATTAAAATACGTGCGCCAGCGAGATAGAGATGGAAGGAGTGGCGCTGAAAGCAATTTTGTACTTGTATCCTTCAACGGGAAACCCATTCTGTATACTTCCCCCTTTTAGTTGATTTAGCTTCCGAAATTTTTTCTTGTTCATCAATCAGTCACGTAAAGCTTTACAATGATTAACTTAGATCCACATGCGACGAAATGTATGCATGATGATGCACGTTTTTCATGCAGTTGTAGGATGTTTGGCCTATTTTCCCTTTTTCTGGAACAAGAATGCAGAGTTTTGTGAACCTTGAGTGTTCAATATATACCTGATAGTTTGGGGCTATTAAAAGTTCAA is a window encoding:
- the LOC140815181 gene encoding uncharacterized protein isoform X2 produces the protein MESSKKASEGIALLSMYGDEDDEMEVAEDQDENLQEEEIPTIASDVVMVKDEDDLIAIGNENTSQKEEERGPNAMSPNKLFNYGTSSATASPLFSRVSPQPPQHTVGLDLNLAHVTKNRLTIVDYGHEEGAMSPEAEDGEIVVTGRVTYGDQLQTSDGEFRDNRSPRNARLATPNTRAITPQLLDPIDQPESDSMDCAINALEAAETEDAIRISTEEERDMDPLAKFLPPPPKKKCSEELQEKIIKFLALKKTTGRSFNAEVRNKKEYRNPDFLLHAVTYQNIDQIGSCCSKDVFDPHGYDKSDFYDEIEADIRREVERRELEKKKNQRVDFVSGGAQQGNVAPTPKINTPIPGLAAVAGGVSNITPVAVDVAARDGRHNKKSKWDKVDVDQRNFNPSGGQETLSAIGAHAALISAAKSGSGYTSFAQQRRKEAENRRSSERKLEKRS
- the LOC140815181 gene encoding uncharacterized protein isoform X1 — protein: MESSKKASEGIALLSMYGDEDDEMEVAEDQDENLQEEEIPTIASDVVMVKDEDDLIAIGNENTSQKEEERGPNAMSPNKLFNYGTSSATASPLFSRVSPQPPQHTVGLDLNLAHVTKNRLTIVDYGHEEGAMSPEAEDGEIVVTGRVTYGDQLQTSDGEFRDNRSPRNARLATPNTRAITPQLLDPIDQPESDSMDCAINALEAAETEDAIRISTEEERDMDPLAKFLPPPPKKKCSEELQEKIIKFLALKKTTGRSFNAEVRNKKEYRNPDFLLHAVTYQNIDQIGSCCSKDVFDPHGYDKSDFYDEIEADIRREVERRELEKKKNQRVDFVSGGAQQGNVAPTPKINTPIPGLAAVAGGVSNITPVAVDVAARDGRHNKKSKWDKVDVDQRNFNPSGGQETLSAIGAHAALISAAKSGNRGERKQKIGDPVKENWRKDHSVDSCYKHFHSY
- the LOC140815181 gene encoding uncharacterized protein isoform X4, yielding MESSKKASEGIALLSMYGDEDDEMEVAEDQDENLQEEEIPTIASDVVMVKDEDDLIAIGNENTSQKEEERGPNAMSPNKLFNYGTSSATASPLFSRVSPQPPQHTVGLDLNLAHVTKNRLTIVDYGHEEGAMSPEAEDGEIVVTGRVTYGDQLQTSDGEFRDNRSPRNARLATPNTRAITPQLLDPIDQPESDSMDCAINALEAAETEDAIRISTEEERDMDPLAKFLPPPPKKKCSEELQEKIIKFLALKKTTGRSFNAEVRNKKEYRNPDFLLHAVTYQNIDQIGSCCSKDVFDPHGYDKSDFYDEIEADIRREVERRELEKKKNQRVDFVSGGAQQGNVAPTPKINTPIPDVAARDGRHNKKSKWDKVDVDQRNFNPSGGQETLSAIGAHAALISAAKSGNRGERKQKIGDPVKENWRKDHSVDSCYKHFHSY
- the LOC140815181 gene encoding uncharacterized protein isoform X3, producing the protein MESSKKASEGIALLSMYGDEDDEMEVAEDQDENLQEEEIPTIASDVVMVKDEDDLIAIGNENTSQKEEERGPNAMSPNKLFNYGTSSATASPLFSRVSPQPPQHTVGLDLNLAHVTKNRLTIVDYGHEEGAMSPEAEDGEIVVTGRVTYGDQLQTSDGEFRDNRSPRNARLATPNTRAITPQLLDPIDQPESDSMDCAINALEAAETEDAIRISTEEERDMDPLAKFLPPPPKKKCSEELQEKIIKFLALKKTTGRSFNAEVRNKKEYRNPDFLLHAVTYQNIDQIGSCCSKDVFDPHGYDKSDFYDEIEADIRREVERRELEKKKNQRVDFVSGGAQQGNVAPTPKINTPIPVAVDVAARDGRHNKKSKWDKVDVDQRNFNPSGGQETLSAIGAHAALISAAKSGNRGERKQKIGDPVKENWRKDHSVDSCYKHFHSY